A portion of the Pedobacter cryoconitis genome contains these proteins:
- a CDS encoding glycosyltransferase family 2 protein, producing MQPLLVSIIIPVYNAEKYLEATLRSAIAQTWDHKEIILVDDGSADNSLIIAKSYECSFIKVYNQPNSGASAARNKGLSEAKGDFIQFLDADDLLHPDKISRQMALISAQKDTLAICPVVHFNNDQEHQLTILSPDAYELQFYIASDNPFEFLLNLYGVNKNGGSMIPVHSWLTPASVIEKAGLWNEELSLNDDGEFFCRMAANATAILNTPDTVCYYRKISAGNSLSSHRDDKALTSQFMSIKLIQKHLKTCSKDHRVATVISRLLMELLVQVYPQHKDLALAVERNVKAVGGSRHRPVIGGKVIELIKHIFGWKCARILQYYYQTLKPQTH from the coding sequence GTGCAGCCTCTTTTAGTTTCTATAATTATCCCTGTATACAATGCCGAAAAGTATTTAGAGGCAACCCTGCGCTCTGCAATTGCTCAAACCTGGGACCATAAAGAAATTATACTGGTTGATGATGGGTCAGCAGATAACTCTTTGATAATAGCAAAATCCTATGAATGTTCTTTTATAAAAGTTTACAATCAACCTAACAGCGGTGCCAGTGCCGCCAGGAATAAGGGATTGTCAGAAGCTAAAGGTGATTTTATACAATTTTTGGATGCTGACGACTTACTGCACCCAGATAAAATAAGCCGCCAGATGGCTTTGATCAGTGCTCAAAAAGATACGCTTGCAATATGTCCGGTTGTTCATTTTAATAATGATCAGGAGCATCAATTGACCATTCTTAGCCCTGATGCGTACGAACTTCAATTTTATATAGCTAGCGATAACCCTTTTGAATTTTTATTGAACCTTTATGGAGTGAATAAAAATGGAGGCTCTATGATCCCGGTTCACTCCTGGCTCACACCAGCTTCCGTAATAGAAAAGGCCGGACTTTGGAATGAAGAACTTTCATTGAACGACGACGGTGAATTTTTCTGCAGGATGGCGGCTAATGCTACTGCAATTCTCAATACCCCGGATACTGTTTGTTATTATAGAAAAATATCCGCAGGTAATTCACTTTCATCACATAGAGATGATAAAGCATTGACCAGCCAGTTCATGTCAATCAAGCTCATCCAAAAACACCTGAAAACCTGCTCAAAGGACCACAGAGTAGCTACGGTCATATCTAGACTGCTGATGGAGTTATTGGTCCAGGTTTATCCACAGCATAAAGACCTTGCCTTAGCAGTAGAGCGTAATGTCAAAGCAGTTGGTGGTAGTCGACACCGACCTGTAATAGGAGGTAAAGTCATAGAATTAATCAAGCATATATTTGGATGGAAGTGTGCCAGGATCTTACAATATTATTATCAGACCCTGAAACCCCAGACGCATTAA
- a CDS encoding glycosyltransferase family 10 domain-containing protein, whose protein sequence is MKTTIRIKFQNGIDRSIAENEILTDLLDDFIFEETDNPDFILFGPYGNDIPLPGHYIRIGYFCENMTPDMEICEWAFGIPREQEILHPRYKRIQWHGLDPEILIKPDNYDAEQVYNSKSLFCNFLYSHKVYYREEFFKQLSKYKKVDAPGLSMNNMASIDKQYKGNIWERKRQFLHPYKFTIAFENYIYPGYQTEKLYDAMQANSVPIYFGDPFIGDIFNTKSFLNAPDHLNVVSNSTVNWLEKNSQPDFIDMRPQFYQNFNHRLKRKLKIAGRNAKMYLQFQKLNFKPIIEKIIELDQDKEAYMQLLNQQWLHPAPVNTSAKERWIEIFKQPI, encoded by the coding sequence ATGAAAACAACAATCAGGATAAAATTCCAAAATGGTATAGACCGGTCAATCGCGGAAAATGAAATTCTGACCGATTTGTTGGATGATTTCATATTTGAGGAAACTGATAATCCTGATTTCATCTTATTTGGCCCTTATGGAAATGATATCCCTTTACCAGGCCATTACATCAGAATAGGCTATTTCTGTGAAAATATGACACCTGATATGGAAATATGTGAATGGGCATTTGGTATTCCAAGAGAACAGGAAATATTACATCCGAGATATAAAAGGATACAATGGCACGGACTTGACCCAGAAATACTTATAAAGCCGGACAATTACGATGCAGAGCAGGTATACAATAGTAAATCTCTTTTTTGTAATTTCCTGTATTCACATAAAGTATACTACAGGGAGGAGTTCTTTAAACAGTTATCGAAATACAAAAAAGTTGATGCTCCAGGCCTGTCTATGAACAATATGGCAAGTATTGACAAACAATATAAGGGTAACATTTGGGAACGTAAAAGACAATTTCTGCACCCGTATAAATTTACTATAGCCTTTGAAAATTATATCTACCCCGGTTATCAAACAGAAAAGCTATATGATGCCATGCAAGCCAATAGTGTCCCCATTTACTTTGGTGACCCCTTTATTGGGGATATTTTTAACACAAAAAGTTTTCTTAATGCCCCAGATCACCTGAACGTAGTTTCTAATTCTACCGTCAATTGGCTTGAAAAGAATAGCCAACCCGATTTTATAGATATGAGGCCTCAATTTTACCAAAATTTTAACCACCGTCTCAAAAGAAAGTTAAAAATAGCCGGAAGAAATGCAAAAATGTATTTACAGTTTCAAAAGCTCAATTTCAAACCGATAATTGAAAAAATAATTGAACTCGACCAGGATAAAGAAGCTTATATGCAGCTTTTAAATCAACAGTGGCTCCACCCTGCGCCTGTTAATACATCGGCGAAGGAACGCTGGATTGAAATATTTAAACAGCCCATCTAA
- a CDS encoding glycosyltransferase family 2 protein: MPVKIDIIILSYAKTELLKQITLQGIESLFLSEDSEHIQFEALVIESNASLFPYQYPNTKTIYPDEKFGFNKYLNIGIAQTDNAYVCLCNNDLIYHQNWASEILSAMEENPNIKSANPYCSYFHPQLKIAEPKKIVVGTTRNLLNGILTGWCIFLKREVFNSIGLLDEKFEFWYADKDFGRTLLKYKIDHALIIPAKVDHLGNQTHTAINEKKLSHLTHGQKIIFEKKWGKEPVALGSKVKQFIKKLLND; the protein is encoded by the coding sequence ATGCCTGTTAAAATAGATATCATTATTTTAAGCTACGCGAAGACAGAACTGTTAAAGCAAATCACTTTACAGGGGATTGAAAGCCTTTTTCTATCAGAAGATTCTGAGCATATTCAATTTGAGGCTCTCGTTATTGAATCAAATGCTTCATTGTTTCCTTATCAATATCCCAATACCAAAACTATATATCCTGATGAAAAATTTGGCTTTAATAAATATCTGAATATTGGTATTGCACAAACGGATAATGCTTATGTATGCCTGTGTAATAATGATCTCATTTATCATCAAAATTGGGCAAGTGAAATACTGAGCGCAATGGAGGAAAACCCGAATATAAAATCAGCGAACCCTTATTGCAGCTATTTTCATCCTCAATTAAAAATAGCTGAACCTAAAAAAATAGTAGTTGGTACAACCAGGAATCTCCTGAATGGAATCCTTACTGGATGGTGCATCTTTCTTAAACGGGAAGTCTTTAACTCCATTGGTTTATTAGATGAAAAATTTGAGTTTTGGTATGCAGATAAAGATTTTGGGCGTACACTATTAAAATATAAAATAGACCATGCGCTCATTATACCCGCTAAAGTAGATCATCTAGGCAATCAAACCCATACTGCCATCAATGAAAAAAAGTTATCCCATCTTACGCACGGCCAAAAAATAATCTTCGAAAAAAAATGGGGCAAAGAGCCAGTTGCCTTAGGGTCAAAAGTAAAACAGTTCATAAAAAAGCTTCTTAATGATTGA
- a CDS encoding class I SAM-dependent methyltransferase — protein MNYEKLYENKNEIYYNHSRTEILPFIPAGIKTALDIGCGNGSFGSLLKKEYQCMVWGIEPDKNSAREAEKKIDKCVNAIFSGSMPELAGKKFDAIFFNDVLEHLADPSEAISVCKELLTTDGRIIASIPNIRWYPVILSLLRYKDFKYQEAGVMDKTHLRFFTKKSMIRLFEESDYKVCQVKGINKDNSFSFFNILNFLLLGTQEDMKFPQFVIVASL, from the coding sequence ATGAACTACGAGAAGCTGTACGAAAATAAGAATGAGATATATTACAATCACAGCCGTACAGAAATATTACCATTTATTCCTGCTGGTATAAAGACGGCTTTGGATATAGGTTGCGGGAACGGTTCATTCGGATCCCTTTTAAAAAAAGAATATCAATGTATGGTTTGGGGAATCGAACCGGACAAAAATTCTGCACGTGAAGCAGAAAAAAAAATTGACAAGTGTGTGAATGCAATATTTTCTGGCTCCATGCCAGAATTGGCCGGTAAAAAATTTGATGCCATATTTTTTAATGATGTACTCGAACATCTTGCAGATCCTTCAGAAGCAATTTCTGTTTGCAAAGAGCTACTGACTACAGACGGCCGCATTATTGCTTCTATTCCCAATATCCGCTGGTACCCGGTTATTTTATCACTGCTCAGGTATAAGGATTTCAAATATCAGGAAGCTGGGGTGATGGATAAAACACATCTGCGCTTTTTCACAAAAAAAAGTATGATCAGGCTTTTTGAAGAAAGTGATTATAAAGTTTGTCAGGTTAAGGGAATTAATAAAGACAATAGCTTTTCATTTTTTAATATCCTTAATTTCCTTTTACTGGGTACCCAGGAAGACATGAAATTTCCCCAATTTGTAATTGTTGCCTCCCTTTAG
- a CDS encoding ABC transporter ATP-binding protein, with amino-acid sequence MNNIAIKTEDLSKAYQLGEIGTGTISRDLERWWAKLRGKEDPFLLIGETNDRAAKGNSNIVWSLKDISFDINQGDAVGIIGRNGAGKSTLLKILSRVTSPTTGSIKVKGRIASLLEVGTGFHPELTGRENIFLNGAILGMRKVEIKKHFDAIVDFAGIERYIDTPVKKYSSGMYVRLAFAVAAHLESEILIVDEVLAVGDAEFQKKCLGKMGEISKGEGRTVLFVSHQMESIKSLCNKGLLLHHGELVFQGEVNEVITKYSSKNSNEISKTVISDFQLNSDICLCLFQIDKAEITSHEDLTFRIIIESLMENSFQSIALFIYDEYDQKAGFVDLRSEEMFKISTSEKKFEIKGILKNLPLKPGKYKIGLHIQSNLLYKDFFSLLQFEVLQKELTSKLLPYPLPIRGYMEVDYHFTVI; translated from the coding sequence ATGAATAATATCGCTATTAAAACAGAAGATCTTTCCAAGGCTTACCAGCTTGGGGAAATAGGTACGGGAACAATTTCGCGCGATCTGGAACGCTGGTGGGCAAAGCTACGTGGTAAAGAGGATCCATTTTTGCTTATCGGCGAAACCAATGACAGAGCTGCGAAAGGGAACAGCAATATAGTTTGGAGCTTAAAAGATATCAGCTTTGATATTAACCAGGGTGATGCGGTTGGCATTATAGGCCGTAATGGCGCAGGGAAAAGTACATTGTTGAAGATATTGAGCAGGGTGACTTCTCCAACGACAGGGTCAATCAAAGTAAAAGGACGTATCGCCAGTTTGCTGGAGGTAGGCACCGGCTTTCATCCGGAGTTAACTGGCAGAGAGAACATCTTTTTAAATGGTGCAATTCTGGGTATGCGCAAAGTAGAAATTAAAAAGCATTTTGATGCTATTGTTGATTTTGCAGGTATAGAAAGGTATATAGATACTCCTGTTAAGAAATATTCATCGGGTATGTATGTTAGATTAGCCTTTGCTGTCGCCGCACATCTGGAATCAGAGATTTTAATTGTGGATGAAGTCCTTGCTGTTGGAGATGCAGAATTTCAGAAAAAGTGCCTTGGAAAAATGGGTGAGATCAGTAAGGGCGAAGGCAGAACGGTCTTATTTGTGAGCCACCAGATGGAAAGTATAAAATCTTTGTGCAATAAAGGATTATTGCTGCATCATGGCGAACTGGTTTTTCAAGGTGAAGTTAATGAGGTTATAACAAAATATTCATCAAAAAATAGCAATGAAATCTCTAAAACTGTTATTTCAGATTTTCAGCTTAACTCAGATATATGTTTATGCCTGTTCCAAATAGATAAAGCTGAAATCACCTCACATGAGGATCTGACTTTTCGTATCATTATCGAAAGCCTTATGGAAAATAGTTTTCAATCTATTGCGCTATTTATTTATGATGAATACGATCAGAAAGCAGGTTTTGTAGATTTACGCAGTGAAGAGATGTTTAAAATAAGTACCTCCGAAAAAAAATTTGAAATTAAAGGTATCTTAAAAAACCTCCCGCTCAAACCAGGGAAATATAAAATAGGTTTACATATTCAATCGAACTTATTGTATAAAGATTTTTTTAGCCTGTTGCAGTTTGAAGTCTTGCAAAAAGAATTAACCAGTAAACTGCTTCCTTATCCATTACCTATAAGAGGATATATGGAAGTAGACTATCATTTTACCGTTATTTAG
- a CDS encoding ABC transporter permease — MEQLPEENWDMEITPKNNLFDLRLKDVWYYRDLLLLFVRRDFVSFYKQTILGPLWFFIQPIFTTIIFTFIFGNLAGISTDGLPQPLFYMAGITAWNYFAECLTKTSTVFKDNANIFGKVYFPRLIMPLSIVVSNLVRFSVQLLLFIIMIVYYLIIGKHFGPNWFILLFPVIVLLMACLGLGLGMIISAMTTKYRDLAFLVTFGVQLLMYATTVIYPLSTAIEKYPAYAWIIQYNPMTPIIETFRYGFLGSGSFSWESLAYCAGITTLIMLLGIIVFNKVEKNFVDTI, encoded by the coding sequence ATGGAGCAACTGCCTGAAGAAAACTGGGACATGGAGATTACCCCAAAGAACAACCTGTTTGATTTAAGGTTGAAGGATGTATGGTATTATCGTGATCTGTTATTACTTTTTGTGAGACGCGATTTTGTATCATTTTATAAACAGACCATCCTGGGGCCGCTATGGTTTTTTATACAACCTATTTTTACCACGATTATCTTCACTTTTATTTTTGGAAATCTGGCGGGTATTTCTACAGACGGACTTCCGCAACCTTTATTCTATATGGCAGGTATTACTGCATGGAATTATTTTGCAGAATGCCTGACTAAGACCAGTACCGTATTTAAGGACAATGCCAATATATTTGGAAAAGTGTATTTTCCACGGCTAATTATGCCTTTGAGCATTGTAGTGTCTAACCTTGTACGTTTTAGTGTACAATTACTGTTATTTATAATCATGATCGTTTATTATCTGATCATTGGTAAACATTTTGGTCCAAATTGGTTTATCCTTTTATTTCCAGTAATTGTATTACTCATGGCCTGCCTGGGTTTAGGGTTAGGCATGATCATCTCTGCAATGACCACTAAATACCGCGATCTGGCATTCTTAGTCACCTTTGGCGTGCAGCTATTGATGTATGCCACAACTGTGATCTATCCATTATCCACTGCAATAGAGAAATATCCAGCATATGCATGGATTATTCAATATAACCCAATGACACCTATTATTGAAACTTTCCGGTACGGATTTTTGGGAAGTGGTAGCTTTAGCTGGGAATCTCTGGCCTATTGTGCAGGTATAACGACATTGATCATGTTATTAGGAATAATTGTTTTTAATAAAGTTGAGAAAAATTTTGTAGATACCATTTGA